A window from Mogibacterium neglectum encodes these proteins:
- a CDS encoding prealbumin-like fold domain-containing protein → MTLIFTVFVSMMPKRVNADANDIVAKNVGNYKGYRATIFIYKGEHKCFCLESHNGDPSGTNPISEEIYNNTNVAKALYYGQYGAEPWEGFNGDEAKGVVITSLALSDFYGNVNNYNNVEGVKEFKDFLNSKPMPPSGITQFAKKNLKTSWDAKRKVQVTEDNEVKGTAGQKLSFNVPNGVKVVKKDGTVLTGKVTLSVGDVFHLEANPGVSGVYSTGEIGKNFKYEPLVVKTERGKQDIGTLRIIEDKTAVTQFQVTWLKFNDVKISKQDITNKSELPGAQMKVIDAESGDVVDEWTSTDTPHDIKNLVNGRKYILSELAAPKGYQLSNEKIEFVAGQKEHVVMYNTLEKKPKSPKTGDKTDLTVPVVVFATSVATILAALYMRKRLQK, encoded by the coding sequence ATGACATTAATTTTTACAGTTTTTGTATCAATGATGCCTAAACGTGTAAACGCAGATGCTAATGACATAGTTGCAAAGAATGTTGGAAATTACAAAGGTTATCGTGCAACTATATTCATATACAAGGGGGAACACAAGTGCTTCTGCTTGGAATCTCATAATGGTGATCCTTCAGGAACAAATCCAATAAGTGAAGAGATTTATAATAATACTAATGTTGCAAAAGCACTTTATTATGGACAGTATGGCGCAGAACCTTGGGAAGGATTTAATGGTGATGAGGCTAAGGGTGTAGTTATAACTTCACTTGCGTTGAGTGATTTCTATGGCAATGTTAACAACTATAATAATGTTGAGGGAGTGAAGGAATTTAAGGATTTCCTTAATAGCAAGCCTATGCCACCAAGTGGGATTACTCAGTTTGCGAAGAAAAATCTCAAAACATCTTGGGATGCAAAGAGAAAAGTACAGGTGACTGAGGACAATGAAGTTAAAGGTACAGCAGGCCAAAAACTTTCGTTCAATGTTCCAAATGGAGTTAAGGTAGTTAAGAAGGATGGAACTGTACTTACAGGTAAAGTAACCCTTTCTGTTGGTGATGTTTTCCATCTTGAAGCTAATCCAGGTGTAAGCGGAGTTTATAGCACAGGCGAAATCGGAAAAAACTTTAAATATGAGCCTTTAGTTGTCAAGACCGAGAGAGGTAAGCAGGATATAGGTACTCTTAGAATAATTGAGGATAAGACAGCAGTTACACAATTCCAGGTAACGTGGCTTAAATTCAATGATGTAAAGATAAGCAAACAGGATATAACTAATAAGAGTGAATTGCCTGGCGCACAGATGAAGGTTATCGATGCTGAGAGTGGCGATGTTGTAGATGAATGGACTTCTACAGATACCCCTCATGATATCAAGAATCTTGTAAATGGTAGAAAGTATATATTGAGCGAGCTTGCAGCACCTAAAGGTTATCAGCTTAGTAATGAAAAAATAGAATTTGTTGCAGGGCAGAAGGAACATGTTGTTATGTATAATACTCTTGAAAAGAAACCAAAGTCGCCAAAGACAGGAGATAAAACTGATTTGACTGTGCCTGTTGTAGTATTCGCTACATCTGTAGCGACGATACTGGCTGCATTGTACATGCGCAAGCGCCTACAGAAATAA
- a CDS encoding chromate transporter, giving the protein MLLAKLFIAFFKIGLFGFGGGLAIIQLIYDSIKEFTNITPEQFANIVAIAQVTPGPVAVNSATYVGYEVGGYLGSALATLGVATPAFIIIAMVANAVERYKESTAVRGALEGIRPATVGLIAAAVITIGKAAIMPEHTLGGNFSVLRDMTVSVGGMHIDVISIVLCGLTILLIQKFKINPMLVLVIIACVGAVVGV; this is encoded by the coding sequence ATGCTGTTAGCAAAGTTGTTTATTGCCTTCTTTAAGATAGGACTTTTCGGATTCGGTGGTGGGCTTGCAATCATCCAGCTTATATACGATAGTATCAAAGAATTTACGAACATAACCCCTGAGCAGTTTGCAAATATCGTTGCGATCGCCCAAGTTACCCCGGGACCAGTGGCAGTCAATTCTGCTACGTATGTGGGATACGAAGTCGGGGGATACCTCGGATCGGCGCTGGCGACCTTAGGGGTTGCAACCCCTGCATTTATAATTATCGCTATGGTTGCAAACGCTGTAGAGCGCTATAAAGAAAGCACTGCGGTTAGGGGAGCCCTCGAAGGTATCAGGCCAGCAACTGTAGGACTTATAGCGGCGGCGGTAATCACTATCGGAAAGGCGGCTATAATGCCAGAACATACTCTTGGTGGAAACTTCTCGGTACTTCGAGACATGACGGTTTCCGTAGGGGGCATGCACATAGATGTGATATCGATAGTTCTTTGTGGACTGACTATACTGTTAATTCAAAAATTTAAGATAAATCCGATGCTCGTACTTGTCATTATTGCGTGCGTAGGCGCTGTCGTTGGTGTATAA
- the cysS gene encoding cysteine--tRNA ligase, with translation MKIYNSMTRRKEEFVPIHEGKVNIYVCGPTVYNYFHIGNARPFVVFDTLRRFFKYIGYDVKFVQNFTDVDDKIINKAKEEKLPALEVSEKYIKEYFKDAEALNVIKADVHPKVSEHIEDIIEFISTLIEKGYAYEADGDVYYITRKFPEYGKLSGQNIDDLESGARIAIGEVKKDPLDFALWKAQKTDDEIAWDSPWGKGRPGWHIECSTMSKKHLGTTIDIHGGGQDLKFPHHENEIAQSEACNCAPFANYWMHNGYIMVDGEKMSKSLNNFFTVRDIRKEYDGDFIRFFLLSVQYRGPINFSDEGMKHVKQGYDRLINATETLEFLVQNGSDKITEKEEETVKSFIDYKEKFIECMSDDLNTAGAIGALFELVSAINVEIEGGASKGFAGKALEIIHELADVLGVLQRSSENAVGEDIQALVDERQQARKEKNWARADEIRDQLASMGYTLKDTPQGVQIIKADA, from the coding sequence ATGAAGATTTACAACTCTATGACTAGACGCAAGGAAGAGTTTGTACCTATCCATGAAGGAAAAGTCAATATCTACGTTTGTGGTCCTACGGTTTACAACTATTTTCATATAGGTAATGCTAGACCGTTCGTAGTGTTCGACACTCTGCGTAGGTTTTTTAAATATATCGGATATGACGTTAAGTTCGTGCAGAACTTTACAGACGTTGATGACAAAATTATCAACAAGGCAAAGGAAGAGAAATTACCGGCACTTGAGGTATCGGAGAAGTACATCAAAGAGTATTTCAAAGATGCGGAAGCTCTCAACGTAATAAAGGCTGACGTGCACCCTAAGGTTTCCGAGCATATCGAGGATATCATCGAGTTCATCAGTACGCTAATTGAGAAAGGTTATGCGTATGAGGCTGATGGTGACGTTTACTACATCACGCGCAAGTTCCCGGAGTACGGGAAGCTATCAGGACAGAATATTGACGACCTAGAGTCTGGTGCTAGGATTGCTATCGGGGAGGTTAAGAAGGACCCTCTTGATTTTGCTCTTTGGAAAGCACAGAAGACAGATGATGAGATTGCATGGGATTCTCCTTGGGGCAAGGGTAGGCCAGGCTGGCACATCGAGTGTTCGACTATGTCCAAGAAGCATCTCGGCACAACTATAGATATTCACGGCGGCGGGCAGGATCTCAAGTTCCCTCACCATGAAAATGAAATCGCTCAGTCCGAGGCGTGCAACTGCGCTCCTTTTGCGAACTACTGGATGCACAACGGATACATCATGGTTGATGGCGAGAAGATGTCGAAGTCGCTAAATAACTTCTTTACAGTTAGAGATATTCGTAAGGAGTACGACGGTGACTTTATCAGGTTCTTCCTACTGAGCGTTCAGTATAGAGGACCTATCAACTTTAGCGATGAAGGTATGAAGCATGTTAAGCAGGGATATGATAGGCTTATAAACGCTACCGAGACTTTGGAGTTCCTCGTTCAGAATGGCTCTGATAAGATAACAGAGAAGGAAGAGGAGACGGTTAAGTCGTTTATAGACTATAAGGAAAAATTCATAGAGTGCATGAGTGATGACCTTAATACTGCAGGTGCTATAGGTGCCCTCTTCGAGCTAGTTTCGGCTATTAACGTGGAGATTGAAGGTGGAGCATCAAAGGGGTTTGCGGGAAAGGCTCTCGAGATTATCCATGAACTCGCTGACGTCCTTGGTGTGCTTCAGAGAAGTAGTGAAAATGCGGTAGGCGAGGATATCCAGGCCCTCGTAGACGAGAGACAGCAGGCTCGTAAGGAGAAAAACTGGGCTAGAGCTGATGAAATCAGAGATCAACTGGCTAGTATGGGATATACTCTCAAGGATACTCCACAGGGAGTTCAGATAATTAAAGCAGATGCATAA
- a CDS encoding proline--tRNA ligase: MKLSRLHLKTLREAPNEAELVSHKLMIRANLIKKEAAGIYTFMPFGWRTIRKIEEIVRQEQDRIGCQELHMPHVNPSELWKESGRWYAYGPELWRIKDRNGRDFCLVPTCEELCTNIVKQEISSYRELPLQLYHIQFKYRDEARPRYGLMRSREFIMKDAYSFDRTPEDLEEAYRLQYEAYVRTFTRCGLDFRIVEADNGPIGGSNSHEFSALSNVGESEIAYCEKCDMAATIERAECIDEKPIDEPEQELEVVYTPGTKTIKDVCDYLEVDEKKTIKALMFTTFDQDLNPADYVCVFIRGDRDVNMIKLVNALGIPEHYIEFADEDEMGPVTGIVGGFTGPVGIHNCKIVVDSELVGTKNMVAGANKEDHHMKGVCYGRDYVGDIVTDIKTLKEGDPCPHCGAPIKHTRGIEVGQIFKLGTKYSESMNATYKDENGEDQIYWMGCYGVGVTRTMQAVVEQSHDDKGIIWPMSVAPYHVIVTVINPKDEIQMDLANKIESELEAKRVEVIVDDRDERAGVKFNDADLIGIPIRITVGKLAKDGNVEYKLRREESNEVLSAEDAIKAAVELVDKEIFGL; the protein is encoded by the coding sequence ATGAAATTATCGAGGCTCCATCTCAAGACGTTGAGAGAAGCACCAAACGAAGCAGAACTAGTCAGCCACAAGCTTATGATCAGAGCTAACCTAATTAAGAAGGAAGCTGCTGGTATATATACCTTCATGCCATTTGGCTGGAGGACAATCAGAAAGATAGAAGAGATAGTAAGACAGGAGCAGGATAGAATTGGCTGCCAGGAGCTTCACATGCCTCATGTAAATCCATCTGAACTCTGGAAGGAGTCCGGTAGATGGTACGCTTATGGACCAGAACTATGGAGAATCAAGGATAGAAATGGTAGAGACTTCTGCCTTGTTCCTACATGTGAGGAGCTATGTACTAACATTGTAAAGCAGGAGATTTCGTCATATAGGGAACTTCCTCTTCAGCTATACCACATCCAGTTTAAGTATCGTGATGAAGCTCGTCCAAGATATGGTCTGATGAGATCTCGCGAGTTTATCATGAAGGATGCGTATTCATTTGACAGAACTCCAGAAGACCTAGAAGAGGCCTACAGACTGCAGTATGAAGCATACGTAAGAACATTTACAAGATGCGGGCTAGACTTCAGAATTGTAGAGGCCGATAACGGCCCAATAGGTGGAAGCAACTCCCACGAGTTTTCCGCTCTATCTAATGTTGGCGAGAGTGAAATCGCATACTGTGAGAAGTGTGATATGGCTGCTACCATCGAGAGAGCTGAGTGCATCGATGAGAAGCCAATAGACGAGCCAGAACAAGAATTAGAGGTAGTTTATACACCAGGAACCAAGACTATCAAGGATGTATGTGACTATCTGGAAGTGGATGAAAAGAAAACTATAAAGGCGCTCATGTTCACTACATTTGATCAGGATTTAAATCCAGCTGATTATGTTTGCGTATTTATCAGAGGAGATAGAGACGTTAACATGATTAAGCTTGTAAATGCGCTTGGAATACCTGAGCACTATATAGAGTTTGCAGACGAGGATGAGATGGGGCCTGTTACAGGAATCGTTGGTGGATTTACAGGACCGGTAGGAATTCATAACTGCAAGATTGTTGTCGATAGCGAGCTAGTTGGAACTAAGAACATGGTTGCTGGAGCTAATAAGGAAGATCACCATATGAAGGGTGTTTGCTATGGCAGAGACTACGTTGGAGATATCGTGACAGATATCAAGACGCTCAAGGAAGGCGATCCATGCCCACACTGTGGAGCTCCAATCAAGCACACAAGAGGTATCGAGGTTGGTCAGATCTTCAAGCTAGGAACTAAGTACTCAGAGTCAATGAATGCAACGTATAAGGATGAGAATGGCGAAGACCAGATCTACTGGATGGGTTGCTACGGAGTCGGTGTTACAAGAACTATGCAGGCTGTCGTTGAACAGAGTCACGATGATAAGGGTATCATCTGGCCAATGTCAGTCGCTCCATACCATGTAATTGTAACTGTTATCAACCCTAAGGATGAGATTCAGATGGATCTTGCTAATAAGATTGAGTCAGAACTAGAAGCTAAGCGCGTTGAAGTTATCGTAGATGATAGGGATGAGAGAGCTGGTGTTAAGTTCAACGATGCGGACCTAATTGGTATTCCTATTAGAATTACAGTTGGTAAGCTTGCTAAGGACGGAAACGTTGAGTACAAGTTAAGACGTGAAGAGAGCAATGAGGTTCTTTCGGCAGAGGATGCAATCAAGGCAGCGGTAGAACTCGTTGACAAGGAAATCTTCGGATTATAA
- a CDS encoding Mini-ribonuclease 3: MHNDIKSMNTTALAYIGDAVYELHIRELLIGRNKSDVGKVHKRAVSYVSSDGQAKAIKSMMNDFLTEEEQKLVKRARNKRATSRPKNADPRKYKIATGFEALIGALHMDGDETRLEEVLAEAVRIIEED, from the coding sequence ATGCATAACGATATCAAGAGCATGAATACGACGGCGCTCGCCTATATAGGCGATGCTGTCTACGAACTACATATCAGGGAACTTTTAATTGGACGTAACAAAAGCGATGTTGGCAAGGTGCATAAGAGGGCGGTATCATACGTGTCTTCTGATGGGCAGGCCAAGGCTATAAAGTCCATGATGAATGATTTTCTAACGGAAGAGGAGCAGAAACTCGTTAAGCGCGCAAGGAATAAGCGTGCGACATCGAGACCTAAAAATGCTGACCCACGCAAGTACAAGATTGCTACGGGATTTGAGGCACTGATAGGTGCGCTTCATATGGATGGAGATGAGACCAGACTTGAGGAAGTTTTGGCAGAGGCTGTCCGAATTATTGAGGAGGATTAG
- a CDS encoding sensor histidine kinase: MKTKKSKWDPNSIRAVSLMYFMVFAAVILLMVWFMQSFFMNTYYERMMAQEAQTTANKLGNYYSTNKDNFDAYARQAADRNGLYIRLETADLTSEYGNSGLSQGDLPHYQFEISDAKDKLAKSSLGKISLTVTEKGNKASHLVYATYLGNRDDGNILYMIAPLYPVESTISILRSQLLYITFITLMIASMLAIIMSTWLSLPIASITKSAVQLSNGNYNVNFNGGIFTETNELARTLNKASYEMQKTDSYQRDLIANVSHDLKTPLTMIKSYAEMINDISGDNPEKRAEHLAVIIAEADRLNKLVSDMLSASRLQSNSAELNMTKFDIVKAATEVEETFEVLNQQEGYNISFNKCKTAYVYGDYDKLKQVMANLISNAIKYCGKDKYVRIELKKVGRNVRFDVIDHGDGIAAEEISHVWERYYRTSANRNRNIEGTGLGLSIVKGILSLHNANYGVESEEGKGSDFWFELATVKK; this comes from the coding sequence ATGAAGACAAAGAAAAGTAAATGGGATCCGAACAGTATACGTGCTGTATCGCTTATGTACTTTATGGTCTTTGCCGCTGTAATCCTTCTCATGGTATGGTTCATGCAGAGCTTTTTTATGAATACTTACTACGAGCGAATGATGGCCCAAGAAGCGCAGACGACGGCAAACAAGCTAGGCAACTATTATTCTACTAACAAAGATAATTTCGATGCGTATGCACGACAAGCTGCTGATAGAAACGGTCTCTATATAAGACTCGAAACAGCTGATTTGACTTCAGAATACGGAAACAGTGGCTTGTCACAGGGCGACCTCCCTCATTATCAGTTTGAGATTTCAGATGCAAAGGATAAGCTCGCTAAGAGCTCTCTAGGCAAAATTTCCCTCACTGTCACTGAAAAAGGAAATAAGGCATCACACCTAGTATACGCTACATATCTCGGGAATCGTGATGACGGAAATATTCTGTATATGATTGCTCCTCTATACCCGGTGGAGTCTACCATATCCATCTTACGTTCACAGCTGCTATACATCACGTTTATAACGTTGATGATTGCCAGCATGCTCGCAATCATAATGTCAACTTGGTTATCGCTACCTATTGCGAGCATCACGAAATCCGCTGTACAGCTGAGTAACGGCAATTATAACGTGAATTTTAATGGGGGGATATTTACCGAGACCAACGAACTAGCTAGGACGCTCAATAAAGCTTCATATGAGATGCAGAAGACGGACTCATATCAACGAGACTTGATTGCTAATGTGTCACACGACCTAAAGACTCCCCTAACAATGATAAAATCATATGCCGAAATGATTAACGATATATCAGGAGATAATCCCGAGAAGCGTGCTGAACATCTCGCAGTTATTATCGCAGAGGCAGATAGGCTCAACAAGCTTGTATCTGATATGCTCTCTGCTTCAAGGCTTCAGTCTAACTCAGCTGAGCTAAACATGACTAAATTCGATATCGTAAAGGCCGCTACAGAGGTAGAAGAGACATTCGAGGTGCTGAATCAGCAAGAGGGCTACAATATATCCTTCAACAAATGTAAGACTGCGTATGTATATGGTGATTACGATAAGCTTAAACAAGTTATGGCAAATCTAATATCCAATGCTATTAAGTATTGTGGCAAGGATAAGTACGTGCGAATCGAACTCAAGAAAGTCGGTCGAAATGTTAGATTCGATGTAATTGACCACGGTGACGGAATAGCTGCTGAAGAGATATCCCACGTATGGGAACGCTATTACAGAACTAGCGCTAACCGAAATCGCAACATAGAAGGGACTGGCCTCGGCTTATCCATCGTAAAGGGCATCCTAAGCCTCCACAACGCTAATTATGGGGTTGAGAGTGAAGAAGGCAAAGGAAGCGATTTCTGGTTTGAACTGGCTACTGTCAAAAAATAG
- a CDS encoding PIN/TRAM domain-containing protein: protein MIKKLYSAILFVIGGIIGSLLFCVLQMELKNVSFNKVVVTSVADFSILVLFVIIFGLIFRIFAPTLINKQKKASSYIEHDLKDVSIDVIFIDAAGVVIGLVIALIISMSYRSLLPPLWYSVFTIALYLVLGFFGFVVASAKVKGNRKTLDNLAIRNHEKVHAGIPKVVDTSVIIDGRILDIMRAGFIDGKIVIPTFVLDELRHIADSSDNIKRVRGRRGLDIINQIRNEFNVEVYNNTTKLRHLDDIAEVDVKLIKLACEINANLITTDFNLNKVATINDIKVLNINELANAIKPVVIPGEKMLVDIVKRGKDREQGIGYLDDGTMIVVEGGVDHIAESVVVTVTSVIQTSAGKMIFARLNT from the coding sequence TTGATTAAGAAACTATATTCTGCGATTCTGTTCGTTATTGGCGGCATTATCGGAAGTCTTTTGTTTTGCGTACTTCAAATGGAACTTAAGAATGTAAGCTTCAATAAAGTTGTTGTCACGAGTGTAGCGGATTTTAGCATACTGGTGCTTTTCGTCATCATTTTCGGACTTATTTTTAGAATTTTCGCACCGACACTCATTAACAAACAGAAGAAAGCGTCGTCGTATATCGAGCATGATCTTAAGGATGTATCTATAGATGTGATTTTCATCGATGCTGCTGGAGTGGTTATAGGACTAGTTATCGCATTAATAATTTCTATGAGTTATAGATCGCTTTTGCCACCACTATGGTATTCAGTGTTTACGATTGCACTATACCTTGTGCTTGGTTTCTTTGGTTTTGTTGTCGCGTCAGCTAAGGTCAAGGGGAATCGAAAAACTCTTGATAACCTTGCAATTCGCAACCATGAAAAAGTTCATGCAGGTATACCTAAAGTCGTTGATACGAGCGTAATAATCGACGGAAGAATACTCGACATTATGAGGGCAGGATTCATCGATGGCAAGATTGTCATCCCTACATTTGTGCTTGATGAACTTCGACATATTGCCGATTCTAGTGATAACATCAAACGTGTCCGTGGAAGAAGAGGACTCGATATCATAAATCAGATTAGAAACGAATTTAACGTAGAGGTCTATAATAACACTACTAAGCTCAGGCATCTTGACGACATTGCCGAGGTGGATGTAAAGCTTATTAAGCTAGCATGTGAAATAAATGCCAACTTGATTACCACTGATTTCAATCTCAACAAAGTAGCAACTATAAATGATATTAAGGTGCTTAATATCAATGAACTGGCAAATGCAATTAAACCTGTAGTTATTCCTGGTGAGAAGATGCTCGTTGACATCGTTAAGCGTGGTAAAGACCGTGAGCAGGGCATTGGCTATCTGGATGACGGCACGATGATAGTAGTTGAGGGCGGTGTTGACCATATCGCTGAAAGTGTGGTAGTGACAGTTACGAGCGTGATACAGACATCAGCAGGCAAAATGATATTTGCACGCCTCAATACATAA
- a CDS encoding chromate transporter, whose protein sequence is MLEVFVTFFKLGLFTIGGGVAMIPILSNIMVKDKKWFTEDEMIDIIAICQGLPGVIAINMATYVGFKKRGLIGSFVATFGVILPSFVIIVIIAKGMNFIDGNPYVQGALGGLRAAALGLIIIAVYQVAKGVIKDAFSAIGAVGSFILIAVLKINVVYIIVLFLALGIGYAFLTKSSIDTRGCEKSVSDANERDHQAFVKQRDEQADVIEVYEKNKEGDDE, encoded by the coding sequence ATGCTGGAAGTATTCGTCACATTTTTCAAACTGGGCTTGTTCACAATCGGGGGTGGGGTCGCTATGATTCCCATCCTCTCTAATATTATGGTCAAAGACAAGAAGTGGTTCACTGAAGATGAGATGATAGATATCATCGCTATCTGTCAGGGGTTACCAGGTGTTATCGCCATCAATATGGCAACTTACGTAGGATTCAAGAAGCGAGGGCTGATTGGATCCTTTGTTGCAACATTCGGTGTGATACTTCCCTCGTTTGTGATAATCGTTATTATAGCAAAAGGTATGAATTTTATAGACGGCAATCCATACGTCCAAGGAGCGCTCGGAGGCCTTAGGGCTGCGGCACTTGGTCTTATTATTATTGCCGTATATCAGGTTGCTAAGGGCGTTATTAAGGATGCTTTCAGTGCGATCGGTGCTGTAGGTAGTTTCATACTTATTGCTGTTCTCAAGATAAATGTGGTTTATATCATCGTGCTATTCCTGGCTCTCGGCATTGGGTATGCTTTTTTGACGAAGTCATCTATCGACACTAGAGGTTGCGAAAAATCTGTATCAGATGCAAATGAGAGAGACCATCAAGCTTTTGTAAAGCAGAGGGATGAACAAGCAGATGTAATTGAAGTATATGAGAAAAATAAAGAAGGAGACGATGAGTGA
- a CDS encoding CarD family transcriptional regulator translates to MFNIGDSIAYPMHGAGVVTEIEEKEVLGEICRYYHVSLPYSKMHVMVPVDNSDKVGVRAIICKEDIQGVLKVLGDKSDKMSNNWNRRYRENTEKLRTGDIYEVACVVRNLVRSDRVKKLSTGEKKLLGNAKQILESELVLAGGLSLDEADSLVESNI, encoded by the coding sequence GTGTTCAATATTGGAGATAGTATTGCATATCCAATGCACGGAGCGGGAGTTGTTACTGAAATCGAAGAAAAAGAAGTTCTCGGTGAGATTTGCCGCTATTATCATGTAAGCCTCCCGTACAGCAAGATGCACGTGATGGTTCCTGTCGATAATTCGGACAAGGTGGGAGTTAGGGCTATCATATGTAAGGAAGATATCCAAGGAGTGCTTAAAGTCCTTGGTGACAAGTCAGATAAGATGTCTAATAACTGGAATAGGAGATATAGAGAGAATACAGAGAAGCTTCGCACTGGGGATATTTATGAAGTTGCCTGTGTGGTGAGAAACCTTGTTCGTAGTGACAGAGTCAAGAAGCTTTCGACAGGGGAGAAGAAACTCCTCGGAAATGCTAAGCAAATCCTCGAGAGTGAACTTGTGCTCGCAGGAGGACTTTCTCTCGACGAGGCAGATAGCCTCGTCGAATCTAACATTTAG
- the ispF gene encoding 2-C-methyl-D-erythritol 2,4-cyclodiphosphate synthase — MRVGTGYDVHRLAEGHRLILCGVPLPSDKGLVGHSDADVATHALMDALLGAACLGDIGKHFPDTDVRYKGADSVELLREVKKIIGNVSIGNVDITIIAERPKLAPHIDKMRENIAEALEMSVGAVNVKATTTEKLGFTGREEGIAAQAVCTIEGRF; from the coding sequence ATACGAGTAGGTACAGGATATGATGTTCATAGACTCGCCGAAGGGCACAGACTTATACTGTGCGGGGTTCCACTCCCCAGCGACAAGGGGCTAGTCGGACATTCGGATGCTGATGTGGCAACGCATGCTCTGATGGACGCGTTGCTCGGAGCAGCATGCTTAGGCGACATAGGAAAGCATTTTCCTGATACAGATGTGAGATATAAGGGTGCAGATAGCGTAGAGCTTCTTCGTGAGGTCAAGAAGATAATTGGCAATGTAAGTATCGGCAATGTCGATATCACGATAATAGCAGAGAGACCTAAGCTGGCACCGCATATAGATAAGATGAGAGAGAACATTGCCGAGGCACTTGAGATGTCCGTTGGCGCGGTAAACGTGAAAGCTACGACGACAGAGAAGCTTGGATTTACCGGAAGAGAAGAAGGCATTGCAGCGCAAGCTGTTTGCACAATAGAAGGGAGATTTTAA
- a CDS encoding response regulator transcription factor, whose protein sequence is MKKLLVVDDEAKIREVIKEYSEFSGYEVTEAADGMSAIGLCKLNDYDLIIMDVMMPKLDGFSSVKEIKKFKDIPVIMLSARGEEYDKLFGFELGVDDYVVKPFSPKELMARVNAVITRHEGADNGTSNIMKFDGLEVNFAARTIYIDGNRVNLTPKEYDLLFYLIQNRNIALSRDKLLSDIWGYDFFGDDRTIDTHIKNLRNNLGPYRDFIVTLRGVGYKFEYEDKEK, encoded by the coding sequence ATGAAAAAACTACTTGTAGTAGATGACGAAGCAAAAATCAGAGAGGTCATCAAGGAATATTCAGAATTTAGTGGCTATGAGGTTACAGAAGCCGCAGACGGAATGAGTGCTATCGGGCTATGTAAGCTTAACGATTATGACTTGATTATCATGGATGTAATGATGCCTAAACTAGATGGATTTAGCTCTGTTAAGGAAATCAAGAAGTTTAAAGATATCCCTGTCATCATGCTTTCGGCAAGAGGAGAGGAATATGACAAACTATTTGGTTTCGAACTAGGTGTAGATGACTACGTGGTAAAACCATTCAGTCCTAAGGAGCTTATGGCTCGTGTAAATGCTGTTATTACAAGACACGAAGGTGCCGACAACGGAACTAGCAACATCATGAAATTCGATGGACTCGAGGTTAACTTTGCAGCTCGTACAATTTACATAGACGGTAATAGAGTAAATCTCACACCTAAGGAGTATGATCTTCTCTTTTATCTGATACAGAATAGAAATATCGCACTATCACGAGATAAGCTTCTCTCTGACATCTGGGGGTATGATTTCTTCGGTGACGATAGAACCATTGATACTCACATCAAGAATCTGAGAAATAACCTCGGTCCTTACCGTGATTTTATCGTTACACTAAGAGGCGTGGGTTATAAGTTTGAATATGAAGACAAAGAAAAGTAA